One genomic segment of Ricinus communis isolate WT05 ecotype wild-type chromosome 5, ASM1957865v1, whole genome shotgun sequence includes these proteins:
- the LOC8287856 gene encoding zinc finger CCCH domain-containing protein 6, with protein sequence MKRSRKSNRVTWAPGLNLCQVKLFLVEDCPSKVGTQTQDHLQKKGSCMLHHLPGKEISDLPPGFGDSHLNHLKEKSSNIPRIAWKCPPKVVLSHNWHVAAGEESTEAEAQKVREIRVLEAVFPRQSAIPPSPSISLDVEEEFYNDNFTPRIPVTPIEEGVVVDLPSDLSAPLNTLSNPQLPAFPRDLVSVPNSAERDTPVLEPPASEKPKLGVLPDLGADVVTAASAAVTAIMKSMEKGSLIDTGLLVKILNDPEMIDKLINGREAPLSMTRTPMLVSKPVTKSILPSCPKPNVTFATSTDGNFHFLPIGSQPPSKPVATSVFPSCHKSTMLSVPMPANGSLQPPTGEVQPTVTRLPPQPDTNPIPGSKPTASISLARQQSVNISIPKPAVSNMYTKPDQVQSTVSSIPAQLAPKSFAELKPNPNPIYGGTLQANAVSTKTNPVKDINYIKDLIREHGSDKHNEHMSYNGPHATNHILIKEFGQNNLRPKFQKPCMYYRSPKGCRNGSNCPYQHDLSFQFQTGGNLEAPYAKRMKLDGEITGRT encoded by the exons GTAAAGCTATTTCTAGTCGAGGACTGTCCTTCAAAAGTTGGCACGCAAACTCAGGATCATCTGCAAAAGAAGGGCTCATGCATGTTGCATCATTTGCCTGGTAAGGAAATTAGTGACCTTCCCCCTGGGTTTGGAGACAGTCATTTGAATCATTTGAAAGAGAAATCATCCAACATTCCTAGGATTGCATGGAAGTGTCCTCCCAAA GTGGTTCTGAGTCACAACTGGCATGTTGCAGCTGGTGAAGAAAGTACTGAGGCTGAGGCTCAAAAAGTCAGGGAAATAAGAGTGCTTGAAGCTGTTTTTCCACGTCAGTCAGCCATTCCTCCTAG TCCCTCTATTTCATTGGACGTAGAAGAGGAATTTTACAATGATAACTTCACTCCAAGGATCCCGGTCACTCCTATTGAAGAAGGGGTGGTTGTAGATTTACCATCTGATTTATCAGCACCTCTGAACACCTTGTCAAACCCCCAGTTGCCAGCATTTCCTCGGGATCTTGTATCAGTCCCAAACTCTGCTGAACGTGACACCCCTGTTCTAGAACCACCTGCAAGTGAAAAACCCAAGCTTGGAGTATTACCTGATCTGGGTGCTGATGTAGTAACGGCTGCTTCTGCTGCTGTAACTGCAATTATGAAAAGCATGGAGAAGGGAAGCTTGATTGATACTGGTCTGCTTGTTAAAATATTGAATGACCCAGAAATGATTGACAAACTGATTAATGGTCGTGAAGCACCACTCAGTATGACCAGGACACCCATGCTTGTTTCGAAGCCAGTAACCAAGTCAATTCTCCCATCCTGTCCAAAACCTAATGTGACTTTCGCAACATCTACTGATGGAAACTTCCATTTTTTACCTATTGGGTCGCAACCTCCATCAAAACCAGTGGCAACATCAGTCTTCCCTTCCTGTCACAAATCTACCATGCTTTCAGTGCCAATGCCTGCCAATGGAAGTTTGCAACCCCCAACTGGAGAGGTGCAGCCAACAGTAACTAGGCTGCCACCACAACCTGACACGAATCCAATTCCTGGATCAAAGCCAACTGCCTCAATATCATTAGCCAGACAGCAATCCGTCAATATATCCATACCTAAGCCAGCAGTCTCAAACATGTATACAAAGCCTGATCAGGTGCAATCTACGGTGAGTAGTATCCCTGCCCAACTAGCTCCGAAATCATTCGCTGAATTGAAACccaacccaaacccaatctaCGGTGGTACTCTTCAAGCTAATGCAGTGTCCACGAAAACCAACCCTGTAAAGGATATCAACTACATTAAGGACCTGATTAGGGAACATGGATCTGACAAGCATAACGAACATATGTCGTATAACGGACCTCATGCTACTAATCACATACTAATAAAGGAATTCGGACAAAATAACTTGAGACCCAAGTTTCAGAAGCCTTGCATGTATTATAGAAGTCCAAAAGGATGCCGGAATGGCTCCAATTGTCCCTATCAACATGATTTGTCATTCCAGTTTCAAACCGGTGGCAACTTGGAGGCCCCATACGCTAAGAGAATGAAATTAGATGGGGAAATTACTGGGAGGACGTAA